One region of Eupeodes corollae chromosome 1, idEupCoro1.1, whole genome shotgun sequence genomic DNA includes:
- the LOC129953847 gene encoding collagen alpha-1(V) chain-like, producing the protein MVNKVMRKIPLKRRKNNRNDQSLSCSLFTAVTVSKNNNNKSSPDQRHHHLLLPQQWVTFSTALIIIVIFNITWTSTFGYVNVAAADTDANANDNDRNDGDNGLVDLIKEFGISDVPVGIKQAKGFCGSERNAYQASYPSPAFTLTKEAILTIQTSKAFPNGFPEDFSILIAVKPSNRSQVKVPVFTIYSEESEDVLSVTIGREIGMIYQQVDGLNYQRNDINFGIGINDNKWHRFGISVKGNAATLILDCNKQVTRRLDRQLGSSIPTNGLILTGVQLTDDEGFFTGDIQMMHVADNPDAGYDICSKYVPSCRNVVVVGESQEGDLNDIRRFESSSWSSTGGGGGGLGRTYFESSSQNPTIESFRGGPTSSSSFHYSLSGSSGGGGGFGESGSDGYVTGSSSGNVGGSGGFENEGGSRGGTSSSSSSSSGSFSGGGAMENGGINLGSSYHSSRHPGGISESDDNLSTTGGFGPTDNSIEAPNSTEVEVSVEESLSGGGLNGHGYIPERKNKTDSQENSGGQDEDEFDLNSFNAGLGGSREKPGGRRKSKGRKKHKPSTSSGVGTDMATIVPDRRNNETTLGPYQPSSITCYPGPRGYTGLPGPPGERGPKGDPGRDGLSGTTGGPGAPGHVFVVPISQSNEKGPDTQAEALRQMLSQHMMSMKGPEGPMGLTGLPGLSGPPGPQGIKGEPGDVGEPGTRGLRGPAGLQGREGRRGRSGRDGERGAVGPAGVKGEIGPMGSPGLPGDKGHRGVPGVPGEKGQQGLEGQPGEEGPTGLPGLPGELGPRGFLGPRGLPGPAGNPGLPGNEGAQGVKGNPGLTGLPGAPGQQGASGPPGAPGQQGNLGPPGISGPSGKPGLPGLPGADGAPGRAGTPGSMGSKGDQGMQGVQGPVGFPGSRGPKGDDGPRGPMGDKGDNGERGLDGEKGDTGLQGERGNAGQPGSPGPEGPEGPKGFEGPRGEVGMIGPTGEKGKEGPQGFQGYPGATGDKGDKGATGATGPAGIKGERGLQGTQGERGEIGPRGFRGSRGRRGNDGIVGPKGDTGQPGPPGAQGEAGRQGTEGPRGFIGMPGPPGADGKNGPAGPAGERGSPGEPGKPGPTGEPGVIGPRGATGDMGQVGEPGVPGLPGLPGEPGLPGDAGKEGHPGPPGPMGNPGPQGPTGLPGFPGDRGHQGQPGLPGLKGELGLSGAPGLPGDKGQAGEPGKEGPQGQMGRPGPPGNLGAPGAKGEVGEKGPIGPVGRDGLAGLRGLPGPPGPAGTPGEDGDKGEVGPPGEKGLKGTQGEMGPMGSSGPQGPRGESGPPGTPGDKGPTGEMGRAGIKGEDGKPGIAGPPGNMGLQGLPGPPGMKGERGDDGMMGPVGPIGIPGEQGRRGPKGASGAQGKPGAPGPIGFTGADGAQGQPGPIGSPGKEGERGPMGPKGEEGKSGLPGPTGKQGNPGPEGPKGAVGTRGYPGNNGEPGLPGIKGEPGKEGEDGKPGEQGMPGEYGPPGRVGEPGPPGKHGPEGPAGIQGSTGPTGEKGDKGDIGPSGPMGIIGPQGLPGTQGPAGLRGHPGATGETGRAGSVGPAGPNGKIGDTGPDGQKGDRGRRGPKGHRGELGMVGLKGEQGEKGDRGFRGPQGPEGRKSETGPMGQLGFKGNDGPPGPVGEPGKLGPKGTEGATGPKGDMGPAGPPGPPGAPADAPLIPPELLFQMGEYGSTKADIRRRRDVHSFEDLAAVDDDDDFNELMGLSKDSKSKRKSKRKKTTKKEDLPPKFQDMYSAIYTMRQEMDRIRKPLGTQDNPARTCRDLHFGHPDFKDDWYWIDPNSGMADDAIYVYCNMTAEGETCVPADVHTAQMPSIPWRKEETLDWYSNMRGASKITYDTVGTVQLTFLKLLSQEGYQNFTYSCSNSVAWFSAKDNNFTNAIKLQGDNDLEIGNDGTSVKPNVLFDGCQHGNIQSETILEVRTKRLNYLPITDFYPMDYGQPNQAFGFKVGSACFK; encoded by the exons ACGGCCTGGTTGATCTTATCAAGGAGTTCGGAATATCGGATGTCCCAGTTGGTATTAAACAAGCGAAAGGTTTTTGTGGCAGCGAACGCAACGCCTACCAAGCCTCATATCCATCACCAGCTTTCACTCTAACCAAAGAAGCCATCTTAACCATACAAACATCGAAAGCCTTCCCCAACGGCTTCCCTGAAGACTTTTCAATCCTGATAGCTGTCAAACCTAGCAATCGAAGTCAAGTGAAGGTCCCCGTCTTCACAATTTACTCCGAAGAGAGTGAAGATGTTCTTTCGGTGACAATTGGTCGGGAAATCGGAATGATCTATCAACAAGTTGACGGATTGAATTATCAACGAAATGACATCAACTTTGGCATTGGTATCAATGACAATAAATGGCATCGATTTGGAATCAGTGTCAAAGGAAATGCTGCGACTTTGATTTTGGACTGCAATAAGCAAGTAACTCGACGTTTGGACAGGCAGTTGGGGTCGTCGATTCCGACTAATGGTTTGATATTGACAGGAGTTCAGTTGACAGATGATGAAGGCTTTTTTACCGGTGACATTCAGATGATGCATGTTGCTGATAATCCTGATGCTGGTTATGACATTTGCTCGAAATATGTTCCATCGTGTAGaaacgttgttgttgttggggaATCTCAAGAGGGAGACCTGAATGATATACGGCGGTTTGAAAGTTCATCATGGAGTTCTACTGGTGGAGGTGGCGGTGGGCTGGGAAGGACATATTTTGAAAGTTCCAGTCAAAACCCGACGATTGAGAGTTTTCGTGGTGGCCCAACTAGTAGCTCTAGTTTTCACTATTCATTAAGTGGATCCTCAGGTGGCGGTGGTGGTTTTGGAGAAAGTGGGTCTGATGGATATGTAACTGGGAGTAGCTCTGGAAATGTCGGGGGGTCTGGTGGCTTTGAAAATGAAGGCGGTTCAAGAGGTGGAACTTCGTCAAGTAGTTCTTCCAGTTCTGGTTCATTTTCCGGAGGAGGTGCCATGGAAAACGGAGGCATCAATTTGGGCTCAAGTTACCATTCTTCAAGACATCCTGGAGGCATTTCAGAATCTGATGATAATCTTTCAACAACTGGTGGCTTCGGACCAACTGATAATTCAATTGAAGCTCCCAATTCTACCGAAGTTGAAGTCTCAGTTGAGGAATCACTTTCGGGAGGTGGTCTTAACGGTCATGGATACATCCCAGAGAGAAAGAACAAAACTGATTCTCAGGAGAACAGTGGTGGCCAAGATGAGGATGAGTTTGATTTGAATTCCTTCAATGCTGGCTTAGGAGGAAGCAGAGAGAAGCCAGGTggaagacgaaaatcaaaaggGCGAAAGAAGCACAAGCCATCAACGAGTTCAGGAGTAGGCACTGATATGGCGACAATAGTTCCAGATCGAAGAAATAATGAAACCACACTAGGACCATATCAACCAAGTTCTATCACTTGTTACCCCGGACCAAGAGGTTATACTGGACTGCCGGGACCTCCAGGAGAACGAGGACCAAAGGGCGATCCAGGAAGAGATGGTCTTTCAGGCACAACTGGAGGTCCTGGAGCACCGGgtcatgtttttgttgttccg atcAGCCAAAGTAATGAGAAAGGGCCCGATACCCAAGCTGAGGCCTTGAGACAGATGCTTTCACAACACATG ATGTCAATGAAAGGACCAGAAGGACCAATGGGATTAACAGGGCTTCCTGGACTAAGTGGGCCACCAGGTCCTCAGGGGATTAAAGGAGAACCAGGAGATGTTGGAGAACCG GGAACTCGAGGTCTTAGGGGTCCAGCGGGATTACAAGGTCGTGAAGGCCGACGTGGAAGATCTGGTCGAGATGGTGAACGAGGAGCCGTTGGGCCAGCTGGAGTCAAAGGTGAAATCGGGCCAATGGGCTCGCCAGGTTTGCCAGGTGATAAGGGTCATAGAGGTGTACCAGGAGTTCCAGGAGAGAAAGGCCAACAAGGCCTCGAGGGACAGCCTGGAGAAGAGGGACCCACAGGATTGCCGGGGCTACCAGGAGAGTTG GGCCCACGAGGTTTTCTTGGACCCCGAGGACTTCCCGGTCCAGCAGGTAATCCTGGTTTACCTGGGAACGAAGGTGCTCAAGGCGTGAAGGGCAACCCCGGTTTGACTGGTCTTCCAGGTGCACCAGGTCAACAAGGCGCATCTGGACCACCAGGGGCTCCCGGTCAACAGGGAAATCTTGGACCGCCTGGAATATCTGGGCCATCTGGTAAACCTGGTTTACCGGGCTTGCCTGGAGCGGATGGTGCTCCAGGTCGGGCTGGAACACCGGGCTCTATGGGCAGCAAAGGTGATCAAGGAATGCAAGGTGTTCAGGGACCAGTTGGTTTCCCAGGATCTAGAGGACCCAAAGGTGACGATGGACCTCGAGGGCCAATGGGGGACAAAGGTGACAATGGGGAACGTGGCTTGGATGGTGAAAAAGGAGATACTGGTTTGCAAGGAGAGCGTGGAAATGCTGGACAACCAGGAAGTCCGGGACCTGAAGGTCCAGAAGGACCAAAGGGATTTGAAGGACCTCGTGGTGAAGTTGGAATGATTGGTCCGACCGGTGAAAAAGGGAAAGAAGGACCCCAAGGCTTCCAAGGCTATCCTGGAGCAACTGGTGACAAAGGTGATAAGGGTGCTACAGGAGCTACGGGGCCAGCTGGAATTAAAGGCGAAAGAGGACTACAAGGAACTCAAGGCGAACGTGGTGAAATAGGTCCTCGAGGATTCAGAGGTTCTAGAGGTCGGCGTGGTAATGATGGTATTGTTGGACCGAAGGGTGATACTGGACAGCCAGGTCCACCAGGAGCTCAAGGAGAAGCCGGTCGACAAGGAACTGAAGGACCAAGAGGATTTATAGGAATGCCTGGACCACCAGGGGCCGATGGAAAGAATGGACCTGCTGGACCAGCTGGAGAAAGAGGATCACCG GGAGAACCAGGAAAACCAGGACCCACAGGCGAGCCAGGAGTAATTGGACCCAGAGGAGCTACTGGAGACATGGGACAAGTCGGTGAACCTGGTGTGCCAGGGTTGCCAGGACTTCCTGGAGAGCCAGGACTGCCAGGAGATGCAGGCAAAGAAGGTCATCCAGGCCCACCAGGACCTATGGGCAACCCAGGGCCACAAGGCCCTACAGGTCTACCAGGTTTTCCTGGAGATCGTGGACATCAAGGACAACCAGGCCTTCCAGGGCTGAAGGGTGAGCTCGGCTTATCTGGAGCTCCAGGATTACCAGGTGATAAGGGTCAAGCTGGAGAACCTGGAAAAGAAGGTCCACAGGGTCAGATGGGACGACCGGGACCACCGGGAAATTTGGGAGCTCCAGGAGCAAAGGGAGAAGTCGGTGAAAAAGGACCTATTGGTCCAGTTGGTCGCGATGGTTTGGCAGGATTACGTGGTCTTCCGGGTCCTCCAGGGCCAGCAGGAACACCAGGTGAAGATGGTGACAAAGGCGAAGTTGGACCTCCGGGCGAGAAAGGTCTTAAGGGCACACAAGGAGAGATG GGTCCAATGGGATCATCAGGACCACAAGGCCCTCGAGGAGAATCAGGACCACCTGGGACACCAGGAGATAAGGGACCAACCGGTGAAATGGGACGTGCAGGTATAAAAGGCGAAGATGGCAAACCAGGAATAGCAGGCCCTCCAGGTAACATGGGACTTCAAGGATTACCTGGTCCACCAGGAATgaaaggagaaagaggtgacgATGGAATGATGGGTCCCGTGGGACCGATTGGAATACCTGGAGAACAAGGACGACGCGGACCCAAGGGAGCCAGTGGAGCACAAGGTAAACCTGGAGCTCCCGGTCCAATTGGTTTTACTGGAGCCGATGGAGCTCAAGGACAACCTGGACCGATTGGATCACCCGGAAAAGAAGGTGAACGTGGCCCAATGGGACCAAAAGGTGAAGAAGGTAAATCTGGTTTACCTGGACCTACAGGAAAACAGGGTAATCCAGGTCCAGAAGGTCCCAAAGGAGCTGTTGGAACTCGAGGCTATCCAGGAAATAATGGCGAACCAGGTTTGCCTGGAATAAAGGGTGAACCAGGAAAAGAAGGTGAAGATGGTAAACCAGGTGAACAGGGTATGCCAGGTGAATATGGTCCACCAGGAAGAGTTGGAGAACCAGGACCGCCAGGAAAACACGGCCCTGAAGGTCCAGCAGGTATTCAAGGAAGCACTGGGCCAACGGGGGAAAAGGGTGACAAAGGTGATATAGGTCCATCTGGCCCTATGGGAATTATTGGACCACAAGGTTTACCCGGAACTCAAGGGCCAGCTGGTTTGAGAGGACATCCTGGTGCTACAGGAGAAACTGGAAGAGCTGGTAGTGTTGGACCGGCTGGTCCTAATGGAAAAATTGGTGATACTGGCCCAGACGGACAAAAAGGTGATCGAGGTAGGCGTGGCCCTAAAGGACATCGCGGCGAACTTGGAATGGTCGGCTTGAAAGGAGAACAAGGAGAAAAGGGAGATAGAGGTTTCCGAGGTCCGCAGGGTCCCGAAGGACGCAAAAGTGAAACTGGTCCCATGGGACAGCTTGGTTTCAAGGGCAATGATGGACCACCCGGTCCAGTTGGTGAACCTGGAAAACTGGGTCCAAAAGGCACTGAGGGCGCAACTGGTCCCAAAGGAGATATGGGACCAGCTGGTCCACCCGGACCACCAGGAGCTCCTGCAGATGCCCCACTCATTCCACCAGAGCTTCTCTTCCAAATGGGAGAATACGGCAGTACTAAAGCCGACATTAGGCGTCGCAGAGACGTCCACAGCTTCGAAGATCTCGCTGCTgtggatgacgatgatgatttCAATGAACTAATGGGCCTTTCAAAGGACTCCAAATCAAAGCGAAAATCGAAAAGGAAGAAGACAACGAAAAAAGAAGATCTCCCTCCCAAGTTCCAAGACATGTACAGTGCAATCTATACAATGCGTCAAGAAATGGATCGAATTCGAAAACCTTTGGGCACTCAAGATAATCCCGCCCGAACATGCAGAGATCTTCATTTCGGTCATCCAGACTTTAAAGATGACTGGTATTGGATCGATCCCAATTCGGGCATGGCTGATGATGCCATCTATGTTTACTGCAACATGACTGCCGAAGGAGAAACATGTGTACCAGCTGACGTTCATACAGCTCAAATGCCAAGCATTCCATGGCGAAAGGAGGAAACATTGGATTGGTATTCGAATATGCGAGGAGCTTCAAAGATCACCTACGACACTGTGGGTACGGTTCAGTTGACTTTCTTGAAACTTCTCTCACAAGAAGGCTATCAGAACTTTACCTACTCTTGTTCGAATAGTGTGGCTTGGTTTAGTGCAAAGGACAACAATTTTACGAACGCCATTAAGCTCCAAGGCGACAATGATCTGGAAATTGGAAACGATGGAACTTCTGTTAAGCCAAATGTGCTCTTTGATGGTTGCCAG CATGGCAACATTCAATCGGAGACGATCTTAGAAGTTCGAACGAAACGCTTGAACTACCTGCCAATAACCGATTTTTACCCAATGGACTATGGACAGCCAAATCAAGCCTTCGGCTTCAAAGTCGGATCAGCGTGTTTTAAATGA